The Gigantopelta aegis isolate Gae_Host chromosome 3, Gae_host_genome, whole genome shotgun sequence genome segment TTCCTTCCACTTAGCATTCTAAAACTGTCGGTCGATTACTCAAAACAACGCAAAGTAGCACGGAGTGAGTATAAAAACgctttgcatatatatatatatatatatatatataccaccagTCCATTAAAAATGAGCGAAAGTATAAGACCAGTGATGCCACGAGGCTATCTCGGAGCGCAGCCGATGTTCGCCGAACTGGGACTGTACACCATCAGCCACAACGACCCGGAAATTGTGACCGACGACAACCAGTTTGAAATTAAAATCGGGACATCCAGGCCGACGAAAGTTACGGCGAATCTGACGAACGCGCGAACCTTGCAGTCGTTCACGGAGAATGTCTTCAGCCAGATGACCGACAACGTCATCTCGTTCCTCGTCAACGTGCCGACGACGGGCTACTACAAGCTGCAGGTGTACGCCCTGCCTTCCAGCGACGACAGCAAGACGCTGCCGGGGGTGTTCAACTACCTGGTCTTGTGCAACGCCACGCCCACGGACCCTCACCCGTACCCGAAGCAGTACGCTCCCTGGAAGAACGGGTGTTTCCTGTTCGAGCCTCTGTCATTGACGAACGAGTCGCAACTCAACAACGTCCATTTCAAAGTCCGGATTCCCAACGCCAAATCTGTCGCCGTCACCTCCGACGGCGAGTGGCAGCACCTCGACACCGAAGGGGACGACGTCTGGCAGGGGAATGTGTCGTTGGAGAAATACCGAGGAACGGATAGCAAGATTTCGCTCAATGCCAACTTTGGTGGAGATACGACAAAATATGCGACTCTTCTGGATTATTCTCTGTAACGGGAATAGCACAAACTGCGACTTTACTGGATTGAAGTTTTCTCTGTATTGGAAATGACAAAGTAAATATGCGACTCCACTGAATTGTTATTTGTAAAAGTGTGACTGTTGATTTCTCTGTGACGgaaatgacaacaacaaaaaatgcgACCGTACTGGATTGAAGTGTTCTCTGGAtttgaaatgatatttattagTGAACGTGTGACTCTactgaattattatttgtaaaaagaTGACTGTTGATTATTTTCTGTGACGGAAGTGACACAATATGCGACTTTACTGAATTGAAGTTGTTGTCTGCATTGGAaatgataaattaaatattatgcgACTCCACAGGActattatttgtaaaatgatGACTGTTGATTGTTCTTTGTGAAGGAAATGTTACAATACGCGACTTTA includes the following:
- the LOC121368605 gene encoding kyphoscoliosis peptidase-like; this translates as MSESIRPVMPRGYLGAQPMFAELGLYTISHNDPEIVTDDNQFEIKIGTSRPTKVTANLTNARTLQSFTENVFSQMTDNVISFLVNVPTTGYYKLQVYALPSSDDSKTLPGVFNYLVLCNATPTDPHPYPKQYAPWKNGCFLFEPLSLTNESQLNNVHFKVRIPNAKSVAVTSDGEWQHLDTEGDDVWQGNVSLEKYRGTDSKISLNANFGGDTTKYATLLDYSL